The proteins below are encoded in one region of Oryzias melastigma strain HK-1 linkage group LG9, ASM292280v2, whole genome shotgun sequence:
- the disp3 gene encoding protein dispatched homolog 3 — MEEDDEPLLFQASWGRAEEEEEDGVMHAAGQSCSAGNAGVCGAWRAAGWIYTQPWASGLVLGLAILLPCALFAYMLLYCPPLDIDLSYSAFEVHSHFSAERFDALTIAVKTQFGSWDRRRRDVDYSQSEALQELLLEKLGGTGGLNKTPIHLNSSSQRAAAYQDTRTKPDLSLRLQVRNTTSRRRRFASNYYMQSQALWRIELVFVAQGKGNHNIFTPERLQTIHHVEHLLMQHPQFHQFCWKPLEILRDLPLGPSYCSPPSSVLSYLYPSERGGKIYYDGMGPDLADIQGSLSLAITHPQFYWYVDESLTPEHLSSSLLRSEIHFGAPLPSYYSLQDRTDEQRARFKNFVVQYAETLAKQSTSQVKVLYGGTELFDDEVRHTFYNDMMLAVISGACITVLVYILTSFSVFLTFFGLVSIGLSCLMALFLYHVVFGVRYLGILNGVAAFVIIGIGVDDVFVFISTFRQASHLRQPRERMIYTVKTAGRATFLTSFTTAAAYAANTFSQIPAVHDFGLFMALIVSCCWLWVSIMMPAALCIWTQHVEPHEHGWLNCVKLFPGLSTSYSPLSDEDGDVALLSVEMEPGFCDTEGDAAILSLSVETDVTPPGQQHVGVVSTNLQWGLKHLVAEPAVKHRKIVLGVFLLVFLLSAGCCCLLRPATRAPLLFRKDTNLQTLLALRSNLSGQGISCPMCSGVFMEKPHPLHTHASSFPFRFSAHQHSPTPAATPQSFINSSMNQTGSLLTVYISKLDQGVSTTIYSFSLNASIESPWKSTDHKELSSFQAFSQPQSNYTTRMTVCVSHVYRPNPSWMITSGSCDSRHGWTRDFSFFAAASPQQNSRRLYFAQCRQRPHPSRVCVNTPGCGYPSGPDGHSRGSFYVPFPSDPPPSTANKTSKTSGFNPCSGGACAHPAVRPLVDTGAMVFVVFGILGVNRTEHKDNHVIGDMGSIILDPDFDIFKEMGHLCKICKAVGANRQLVKPGGAQCLPSGNKLSSVLPLLHPDCQSLPEPNLLPGQLSHGVVGMHGDKVRWLSMAFESTTYKGKSSFQTYSDFLQWETFIQEQLAGLPQSSALQRGFQTCEHWKQIFMEIIGVESALWSLLLSLAICVATVSVFTAHPLLLLPVLITILGVICLVVAIMYWLGWEMGAVEAISLSILVGSSVDYCLHLVEGYLLAPSVADHDLDPSAERQRRTLQAVNHVGVAIVSSAVTTAISTVPLFFCIIVPFAKFGQIVAINTAISIFFTLTMTVAMLASVAPPRFSRHRRAVLKATLAVMAAAALGALICWVGRQQGALAWLSIRT; from the exons ATGGAGGAAGATGATGAGCCGCTGCTGTTTCAGGCGAGCTGGGGAAgggctgaggaagaggaggaggatggagtgATGCATGCAGCAGGACAGAGTTGCTCTGCTGGGAACGCCGGGGTTTGTGGGGCGTGGAGGGCAGCAGGCTGGATTTACACTCAGCCGTGGGCCAGTGGATTGGTTCTAGGGCTGGCCATCCTCCTGCCATGTGCCCTTTTTGCCTACATGCTGCTCTACTGCCCCCCGCTGGACATAGACCTGTCTTACAGTGCCTTTGAGGTTCACAGTCACTTCTCAGCCGAGCGCTTTGACGCCCTCACCATCGCTGTGAAGACTCAGTTCGGGTCTTGGGACAGACGCAGGCGAGATGTCGATTATTCCCAGTCTGAGGCTCTGCAAGAACTTCTGTTGGAGAAGCTGGGGGGAACAGGAGGGCTCAATAAGACCCCCATTCATCTAAACAGCTCTTCACAGAGAGCTGCAGCTTATCAGGACACAAGGACAAAACCTGATTTGAGTCTGAGATTACAGGTTAGAAATACCACCAGCAGAAGACGCAGGTTTGCCTCCAATTACTACATGCAGAGCCAGGCCCTGTGGAGGATCGAGCTGGTGTTTGTGGCTCAGGGGAAAGGAAATCACAACATCTTTACTCCTGAGCGTCTGCAGACCATTCACCACGTGGAGCATCTGCTCATGCAGCACCCTCAGTTCCACCAGTTCTGCtggaagcctctggaaatactGAGGGACCTTCCCCTGGGACCGTCGTACTGCTCTCCACCCAGCTCCGTCCTGTCTTACCTCTACCCCAGTGAGAGAGGGGGGAAGATATACTACGATGGCATGGGGCCAGATCTGGCTGATATTCAAG GTTCTCTCAGTCTGGCCATCACCCACCCTCAGTTCTACTGGTACGTGGATGAGAGTCTGACACCAGAGCATCTTTCGTCCTCTCTCCTCCGCAGTGAGATCCACTTCGGGGCTCCTCTGCCCTCCTACTATTCTCTGCAGGACAGAACGGACGAGCAGAGGGCAcgcttcaaaaactttgtggtTCAGTATGCAGAGACTTTGGCCAAGCAATCCACCAG TCAAGTGAAAGTGCTGTATGGGGGGACGGAGCTGTTTGATGACGAAGTGAGACACACCTTTTACAACGACATGATGCTCGCCGTCATCAGTGGAGCCTGCATCACTGTTCTAGTCTACATCCTTACTTCTTTTTCAG TCTTCCTGACGTTCTTTGGACTGGTGAGCATTGGACTGAGCTGCTTGATGGCTCTTTTCCTGTACCACGTGGTGTTCGGAGTGAGGTACCTGGGCATCCTCAACGGGGTCGCGGCCTTTGTTATCATCGGTATAG GGGTGGatgatgtgtttgtgttcatcaGCACCTTCAGACAGGCCTCTCATCTGCGGCAGCCTCGAGAGCGCATGATCTACACAGTGAAAACAGCTGGCAGAGCCACGTTCCTCACCTCCTTCACGACCGCAGCTGCTTACGCCGCCAACACATTCTCTCAG ATCCCGGCCGTGCACGACTTCGGCCTGTTCATGGCACTCATCGTCAGCTGCTGCTGGCTTTGGGTGTCCATCATGATGCCTGCAGCCCTGTGCATCTGGACTCAGCACGTGGAGCCTCACGAGCACGGCTGGCTGAACTG TGTAAAACTGTTTCCAGGCTTGTCAACAAGCTACAGCCCTTTGTCGGATGAGGATGGGGATGTGGCCTTGCTGTCAGTGGAGATGGAACCAG GTTTCTGTGACACAGAGGGCGATGCAGCCATTCTGTCTCTTTCAGTGGAGACTGATGTGACCCCTCCAGGACAGCAGCATGTAGGGGTGGTGAGCACAAATCTCCAGTGGGGCCTGAAACACTTGGTAGCCGAACCGGCAGTGAAGCACAGAAAAATTGTATTGG GCGTCTTCCTCCTTGTTTTCCTCCTATCTGCTGGGTGCTGCTGCCTCCTGAGACCGGCCACTCGTGCGCCTCTTCTCTTCCGCAAAGACACAAACCTGCAGACCCTGCTGGCTTTGCGGAGCAACCTCAGCGGCCAGGGCATCTCCTGTCCCATGTGCTCAG GCGTGTTCATGGAAAAACCCCACCCACTCCACACCCATGCTTCCTCCTTCCCTTTTAGGTTCTCAGCACATCAGCACAGCCCGACTCCAGCAGCAACTCCTCAGAGCTTCATAAACTCCAGCATGAACCAAACAG GCTCCTTGCTGACAGTTTACATATCAAAGTTGGACCAGGGAGTCTCTACAACAATTTACAGCTTCTCACTCAATGCCAGCATTGAATCCCCTTGGAAAAGCACAGATCACAAGGAGCTGTCTTCGTTCCAG GCCTTTAGTCAGCCGCAGAGCAATTACACCACCAGAATGACAGTGTGTGTTTCCCATGTGTACCGCCCGAACCCCAGCTGGATGATCACATCTGGTTCATGTGATTCTCGACACGGTTGGACGcgggatttttccttttttgctgcAGCTTCTCCACAGCAGAACAGCAG GAGGCTGTACTTTGCTCAGTGTCGCCAGAGACCTCATCCCAGCAGAGTGTGTGTTAACACTCCTGGATGTGGATACCCGTCTGGGCCTGATGGACATTCACGTGGAAGCTTTTATGTTCCTTTCCCCAGcg ATCCCCCACCCTCTACGGcgaacaaaacatcaaaaacatctgGCTTCAATCCGTGCAGCGGTGGTGCATGCGCCCACCCGGCAGTGCGCCCTTTGGTCGACACCGGGGCCATGGTTTTTGTCGTGTTTGGGATACTGGGGGTCAACCGAACGGAACACAAGGACAACCATGTAATTGGAGATATG GGCAGCATCATACTGGATCCagactttgatatttttaaggAGATGGGCCATCTTTGCAAAATCTGCAAAGCTGTTGGTGCAAACAGACAGCTTGTAAAGCCAGGAGGAGCTCAGTGTTTGCCATCAG gcAACAAGCTGTCTTCTGTTCTGCCTCTACTCCATCCTGATTGCCAGTCTCTGCCTGAGCCCAACCTGCTGCCGGGGCAGCTCTCCCACGGCGTGGTGGGAATGCACGGAGACAAGGTCCGCTGGTTGTCCATGGCCTTTGAGTCT ACCACATACAAGGGGAAGTCCTCTTTTCAGACCTATTCCGACTTTCTCCAGTGGGAGACCTTCATCCAGGAGCAGCTCGCCGGCCTCCCACAGTCCTCTGCTCTGCAGAGAGGCTTCCAGACATGTGAACACTGGAAACAGATTTTCATGGAAATCATAG GTGTAGAGAGTGCCCTCTGGAGTCTGCTGCTGTCACTAGCGATCTGCGTGGCGACGGTGTCTGTGTTCACTGCacatcctctgctgctgctcccagTACTCATAACTATTTTAG GAGTGATCTGTCTGGTTGTTGCTATCATGTACTGGCTGGGATGGGAGATGGGAGCAGTGGAGGCCATTTCCCTCTCAATCCTTGTCGGATCTTCTGTGGATTACTGTCTGCACCTGGTGGAGGGCTATCTGCTGGCTCCCTCTGTGGCTGATCATGACTTG GATCCCTCAGCTGAGAGGCAGAGGCGAACTCTGCAGGCAGTGAACCATGTGGGCGTTGCCATAGTGTCCAGCGCCGTCACTACAGCAATCTCCACAGTCCCTCTGTTCTTCTGCATCATTGTGCCTTTTGCCAAGTTCGGTCAGATCGTGGCCATCAACACAGCCATCTCTATTTTCTTCACCCTGACCATGACCGTCGCCATGCTGGCCAGCGTGGCCCCTCCCCGCTTTAGCAGACACCGCCGCGCTGTGCTTAAGGCCACCCTGGCTGTGATGGCAGCTGCAGCCCTGGGAGCTCTTATATGTTGGGTGGGAAGACAGCAGGGCGCACTGGCCTGGCTGTCAATCAGGACATAA